From one Anopheles bellator chromosome 1, idAnoBellAS_SP24_06.2, whole genome shotgun sequence genomic stretch:
- the LOC131205483 gene encoding protein yippee-like isoform X1 → MRITFLFELLFQEAAANGGHANGQSSTTSSSSSSGSGNMVKTFQAYLPSTNRTYSCVHCRAHLASHDELISKSFQGSQGRAYLFNSVVNVACGQAEERVLLTGLHAVADIYCECCKTPLGWKYEHAFESSQKYKEGKYIIELAHMIKENGWD, encoded by the exons ATGCGAATAACGTTCCTGTTTGAGCTACTGTTCCAG GAGGCGGCGGCCAACGGAGGGCACGCGAACGGGCAATCATCAACGAcgtcatcttcgtcgtcgtccggaaGTGGCAACATGGTGAAAACGTTCCAAGCATACCTGCCGTCGACGAACCGAACGTACTCCTGTGTCCACTGCCGGGCACACCTAGCTAGTCACGATGAGCTTATATCAAAATCGTTCCAGGGCAGCCAGGGACGGGCTTATCTGTTCAATTCGGT GGTTAACGTTGCATGCGGCCAGGCCGAAGAGCGCGTCCTCCTAACGGGCCTACATGCCGTGGCCGATATCTACTGTGAATGCTGCAAAACGCCGCTCGGGTGGAAATAT GAACATGCCTTTGAGTCGAGCCAGAAGTACAAGGAAGGCAAGTACATTATCGAGCTGGCGCACATGATCAAGGAGAATGGCTGGGATTGA
- the LOC131205483 gene encoding protein yippee-like isoform X2, translated as MRITFLFELLFQAAANGGHANGQSSTTSSSSSSGSGNMVKTFQAYLPSTNRTYSCVHCRAHLASHDELISKSFQGSQGRAYLFNSVVNVACGQAEERVLLTGLHAVADIYCECCKTPLGWKYEHAFESSQKYKEGKYIIELAHMIKENGWD; from the exons ATGCGAATAACGTTCCTGTTTGAGCTACTGTTCCAG GCGGCGGCCAACGGAGGGCACGCGAACGGGCAATCATCAACGAcgtcatcttcgtcgtcgtccggaaGTGGCAACATGGTGAAAACGTTCCAAGCATACCTGCCGTCGACGAACCGAACGTACTCCTGTGTCCACTGCCGGGCACACCTAGCTAGTCACGATGAGCTTATATCAAAATCGTTCCAGGGCAGCCAGGGACGGGCTTATCTGTTCAATTCGGT GGTTAACGTTGCATGCGGCCAGGCCGAAGAGCGCGTCCTCCTAACGGGCCTACATGCCGTGGCCGATATCTACTGTGAATGCTGCAAAACGCCGCTCGGGTGGAAATAT GAACATGCCTTTGAGTCGAGCCAGAAGTACAAGGAAGGCAAGTACATTATCGAGCTGGCGCACATGATCAAGGAGAATGGCTGGGATTGA
- the LOC131205483 gene encoding protein yippee-like isoform X3: MVKTFQAYLPSTNRTYSCVHCRAHLASHDELISKSFQGSQGRAYLFNSVVNVACGQAEERVLLTGLHAVADIYCECCKTPLGWKYEHAFESSQKYKEGKYIIELAHMIKENGWD, from the exons ATGGTGAAAACGTTCCAAGCATACCTGCCGTCGACGAACCGAACGTACTCCTGTGTCCACTGCCGGGCACACCTAGCTAGTCACGATGAGCTTATATCAAAATCGTTCCAGGGCAGCCAGGGACGGGCTTATCTGTTCAATTCGGT GGTTAACGTTGCATGCGGCCAGGCCGAAGAGCGCGTCCTCCTAACGGGCCTACATGCCGTGGCCGATATCTACTGTGAATGCTGCAAAACGCCGCTCGGGTGGAAATAT GAACATGCCTTTGAGTCGAGCCAGAAGTACAAGGAAGGCAAGTACATTATCGAGCTGGCGCACATGATCAAGGAGAATGGCTGGGATTGA